The Halobacillus amylolyticus nucleotide sequence GCAATCATAACTATTTGGGATACACACAGTAAATCATTTACACAGTTTCCAGAGCGTATTCGTAGGTATTTAGATGAGGAACTCGGGCCTGTAAGTGCTTTTTCAAAAGAGTAGGTGCAATACTCCTGTTTAATAGCGCGAATATAATAGTAAATGAAGTCATGCAGAGAGCAGGTGCTATATAAATGAAACAATATAAAGCCTATTTTATTGATCTAGATGGAACGATGTACAGGGGAAATGAACCGATTCCCGGGGCAGCTGAGTTTGTCGAGTTTATACGAAATCAATCTGTACCGTTTATGTTTTTGACCAATAACTCGTCTTCAAGGCCTGAGCAGGTGGCAGAAAAGTTGAACAACATGGGTATTACTGCCCGGGATGGACTGGTGTTTACATCCAGTTTAGCTACTGCTAATTACGTCACATCATTACAAGAAAAGGCGAAGGTGTATGTAATAGGGGAAGAAGGGTTATATGCAGCTCTCGAACAAGAAGGTCATGAAATAACAGAGCAAGGGGCCGATTATGTCATCATCGGTATTGACCGAAATATCTCTTATGAAAAACTTTCAATGGCTTGTTTAAATGTTCGAAATGGCGCGAAGCTAATTAGTACGAATAAAG carries:
- a CDS encoding TIGR01457 family HAD-type hydrolase codes for the protein MKQYKAYFIDLDGTMYRGNEPIPGAAEFVEFIRNQSVPFMFLTNNSSSRPEQVAEKLNNMGITARDGLVFTSSLATANYVTSLQEKAKVYVIGEEGLYAALEQEGHEITEQGADYVIIGIDRNISYEKLSMACLNVRNGAKLISTNKDAAIPTDRGMLPGNGALTSVISVSTGIEPTFVGKPEAIAMELALSRVGLEKSEVLMVGDNYETDILAGINAGLDTLMVETGVTSFKDIQHMIKQPTYKVKDLYDWLKQ